The Aphis gossypii isolate Hap1 chromosome 3, ASM2018417v2, whole genome shotgun sequence genome includes a region encoding these proteins:
- the LOC126551139 gene encoding piggyBac transposable element-derived protein 2-like: MGGVDLLDSLLGRQKIKIRSRKWYLRIFYHLLDVTVVNSWLLHKRIIAQKNKTRDNVEKPMTLSAFREDLAISLCKVGQSTNTRGRPSNTIENALIQKSKKPNASKPPNQDLRMDRIDHWPIDAPTRSRCKMPGCNGYTWQACEKCQVGLCVGKGKTCFRKYHTT; this comes from the coding sequence aTGGGAGGAGTAGACCTATTGGATAGCTTGTTAGGACgacagaaaattaaaataagaagtcGTAAATGGTATTTAAGGATTTTCTATCATTTACTTGATGTGACTGTTGTCAATTCATGGCTATTACATAAACGAATAATtgctcaaaaaaataaaactagggACAACGTTGAAAAACCTATGACATTATCTGCGTTTAGAGAAGATCTAGCCATATCGCTGTGCAAAGTTGGTCAGTCAACTAACACTAGAGGAAGGCCGTCAAATACCATAGAGAATGCACTAAtacaaaaatccaaaaaaccAAATGCTTCGAAACCACCAAATCAAGATCTACGCATGGATCGCATTGATCACTGGCCGATCGATGCACCAACAAGGAGTCGTTGTAAAATGCCAGGTTGCAACGGATATACATGGCAAGCGTGTGAAAAATGTCAAGTTGGATTATGTGTTGGAAAGGGAAAAACTTGCTTTAGAAAATATCATACAACCTAA
- the LOC126551138 gene encoding uncharacterized protein LOC126551138, giving the protein MDLMTRIINVPAHRQPAAREDIQITPQITVPDIPAGGSNMLSDDDICMLAMDAYEMLDANTDSYTTTDNGKRTSSANTTSAIKAKKARLLLVQSPGFIEISSSANRKVVWYYAKNIENIQNYIEFFNSIKSELVELLKSQASKHPIKFNLKLEATYNIPNVDNTSENRSFKTSARPIFAETGVREIVEEGIIKLMAEQDEYSSKGSGYTYSVLTEYY; this is encoded by the exons atggaTCTCATGACAC gtATCATTAACGTGCCTGCCCATCGTCAACCCGCCGCACGTGAAGATATACAGATAACACCACAAATAACTGTTCCAGATATACCGGCTGGTGGTTCAAACATGTTATCTGATGACGATATTTGTATGCTTGCAATGGACGCATATGAAATGCTAGACGCTAAtacag attcttACACTACAACCGATAACGGAAAACGTACTTCTTCCGCAAACACTACGTCTGCTATCAAAGCTAAAAAAGCACGTTTACTTCTTGTACAGTCTCCCGGCTTTATCGAAATTTCGTCTTCTGCAAATAGAAAAGTCGTATGGTATTACgcaaaaaatatcgaaaatattcaaaactatattgaattttttaattcgattaAATCTGAATTAGTCGAGTTACTAAAATCACAAGCGTCTAAACATCCgatcaagtttaatttaaagctgGAAGCTACATACAATATTCCAAATGTTGATAATACATCAGAGAACCGTTCATTTAAGACCTCAGCTAGACCGATTTTTGCCGAAACTGGTGTACGGGAAATTGTTGAAGAaggcattataaaattaatggctGAACAAGACGAATATTCTAGCAAAGGAAGTGGTTATACGTACAGTGTATTGACGGAATATTATTAG